One genomic region from Gemmatimonadota bacterium encodes:
- a CDS encoding carbohydrate-binding family 9-like protein: protein MAQSTHADRPMYTIYRAGTPIVIDGRLNEPAWVAAPDVGAFVFPWYKSGKKEQTVAKMLWDDNNLYVSYICEDAHIWAEHTARDSDVWKDDTVEIFTAPNPNQPQAYFNIEMNVLGIFLDQFHPQGPDAPVPGEWNGEGIQIKTQIVGTLNDDSDEDKYWILEAAIPFANFAHVAIHTPPKTNDIWHLNLNRLGGKTNEQFSQWSGSRTPEPQFHSPDDFGRVVFSDKTSPFWR from the coding sequence ATGGCACAATCAACTCATGCCGATCGCCCAATGTACACCATTTATCGCGCAGGCACACCAATTGTAATTGACGGACGCCTGAATGAACCCGCCTGGGTCGCAGCCCCAGACGTAGGAGCCTTTGTATTTCCGTGGTACAAATCGGGCAAAAAAGAACAAACCGTAGCCAAAATGTTGTGGGACGACAATAATTTATACGTCTCATACATCTGTGAAGATGCACATATTTGGGCAGAACACACCGCGCGCGATTCCGACGTGTGGAAAGACGACACCGTCGAAATATTCACAGCACCCAATCCCAATCAGCCCCAGGCTTATTTCAATATCGAAATGAACGTACTCGGCATCTTTCTCGACCAGTTTCATCCACAAGGTCCAGACGCGCCTGTACCCGGCGAGTGGAACGGCGAAGGTATTCAAATCAAAACGCAAATCGTCGGCACATTGAACGACGACAGCGACGAAGATAAATACTGGATATTGGAAGCCGCCATACCCTTTGCAAATTTTGCACACGTCGCCATTCATACCCCTCCAAAAACAAATGACATCTGGCACCTAAATCTAAATCGCCTGGGCGGCAAAACCAATGAGCAATTCAGCCAGTGGTCGGGCAGCCGCACGCCGGAACCGCAATTTCATTCACCAGATGATTTTGGGCGGGTAGTATTCTCGGATAAGACAAGTCCATTCTGGAGATAA